Proteins encoded within one genomic window of Variovorax sp. OAS795:
- a CDS encoding ABC transporter ATP-binding protein yields MSTAPQGEAPPLRVVLAVEALRFAWPGMKTPCIDIEAFRITAGESVFLHGPSGCGKSTLLSLLAGVLVAGEGRVTLLGHDWSRLSGAARDRSRVAHVGYIFQQFNLLPYLSVLDNVLLPCRFSQRREAQAARAGSSREEAEHLLAQMGLDRSLWKRQAMQLSVGQQQRVAAARALIGQPEVVIADEPTSALDEDRREAFLDVLLTACAVNGSALVFVSHDQRIAQRFARHVLLPEINRAAAPTP; encoded by the coding sequence GTGAGCACCGCCCCCCAGGGCGAGGCACCACCGCTGCGCGTGGTGCTCGCCGTTGAAGCGCTGCGCTTCGCATGGCCCGGCATGAAGACGCCGTGCATCGACATCGAGGCCTTCCGCATCACAGCCGGCGAATCGGTCTTCCTTCACGGCCCGAGCGGCTGCGGCAAGAGCACGCTGCTGTCGCTGCTGGCCGGCGTGCTGGTGGCCGGCGAAGGCCGGGTCACGCTGCTGGGCCATGACTGGTCGCGGCTCTCGGGCGCCGCGCGCGACCGCAGCCGCGTGGCGCACGTGGGCTACATCTTCCAGCAGTTCAACCTCCTGCCCTATCTGAGCGTGCTCGACAACGTGCTGCTGCCCTGCCGCTTTTCGCAGCGACGCGAGGCGCAGGCCGCACGCGCCGGCAGCTCGCGCGAAGAGGCCGAGCACCTGCTCGCGCAGATGGGACTCGACCGCAGCCTGTGGAAGCGCCAGGCCATGCAGTTGTCGGTCGGCCAGCAGCAGCGCGTCGCGGCGGCGCGCGCGCTCATCGGCCAGCCCGAGGTGGTGATTGCCGACGAGCCCACCTCCGCGCTCGACGAAGACAGGCGCGAAGCCTTTCTCGACGTGCTGCTGACGGCCTGCGCGGTGAACGGCAGCGCGCTCGTCTTCGTGAGCCACGACCAGCGCATCGCGCAGCGCTTTGCGCGCCATGTGCTGCTGCCCGAGATCAACCGCGCGGCGGCCCCAACCCCATGA
- a CDS encoding DUF2796 domain-containing protein: MTKIRLRRRINGFAFAAALLAAAPFLPAEAQQQHAHVHGQIKLDVAVDGPTVVIDMASPLDNIVGFERAPKTDAEKKSVEDAVAELRAADKLFIIDPAANCKLGPVDLRSAALGLGKPDANEPEGHADLDATFSFNCTNAAAARFIDLNLFSVFKGLRLVDSQIASAQGQFKRQLKRPAGAQATQPVRLGWGK; this comes from the coding sequence ATGACAAAGATCCGACTTCGACGGCGCATCAACGGCTTCGCATTCGCTGCAGCATTGCTGGCCGCGGCCCCCTTTCTTCCGGCCGAGGCCCAGCAGCAGCATGCGCACGTGCACGGCCAGATCAAGCTCGACGTCGCCGTCGACGGTCCCACGGTCGTGATCGACATGGCGTCGCCGCTCGACAACATCGTCGGCTTCGAGCGCGCCCCGAAGACCGATGCCGAGAAGAAGTCCGTCGAAGACGCCGTCGCCGAGCTGCGCGCGGCGGACAAGCTCTTCATCATCGACCCGGCGGCTAACTGCAAGCTCGGCCCGGTCGACCTGCGCTCCGCCGCGCTCGGGCTCGGCAAGCCCGATGCGAACGAGCCCGAAGGCCACGCCGACCTCGATGCCACCTTCTCCTTCAACTGCACCAACGCAGCGGCCGCCAGGTTCATCGACCTGAACCTTTTCTCCGTGTTCAAGGGCCTGCGCCTGGTCGATTCCCAGATCGCTTCGGCGCAAGGCCAGTTCAAGCGACAGCTCAAGCGCCCGGCCGGCGCGCAGGCCACGCAGCCGGTGCGCCTGGGCTGGGGCAAGTGA
- a CDS encoding sulfurtransferase codes for MYTTLVSAEQLQQLQAAKSRLMVFDCSFDLMKPEAGAQQYAAAHIPGAVYANLDTDLSAKHGVPGAQGDVVVAQEDGVPASGGRHPLPSREKFATWLSGVGFSNDMQAVVYDRNGANFCGRLWWMLKWMGHDAVAVLDGGLQAWQAAGGEVTDREEPAHFQSNFVPGEPLARLATTDAVVRRLGQPDQNLIDARAPARYRGEVEPLDPIAGHIPGALNRPFAENLGPDGKFKPASQLRAEFEALLAGRDPATVVHQCGSGVSAVPNLLAMQIAGLGTTALYAGSWSEWSNTPGLPTRQGAEP; via the coding sequence ATGTACACCACCCTCGTCAGCGCCGAACAACTGCAGCAGCTGCAGGCTGCCAAATCGCGGCTCATGGTCTTCGATTGCAGCTTCGACCTCATGAAGCCTGAAGCGGGCGCACAGCAATATGCCGCCGCGCACATTCCCGGCGCGGTGTATGCCAACCTCGACACCGACCTCAGCGCGAAGCATGGCGTGCCCGGCGCACAGGGCGACGTGGTCGTCGCGCAGGAAGACGGCGTGCCGGCATCGGGCGGACGCCATCCGCTGCCGAGCCGCGAGAAGTTCGCGACCTGGTTGTCGGGCGTCGGCTTTTCCAACGACATGCAGGCCGTGGTGTACGACCGCAACGGCGCCAACTTCTGCGGCCGCCTGTGGTGGATGCTCAAGTGGATGGGCCACGACGCCGTGGCCGTGCTCGACGGCGGCCTGCAGGCATGGCAGGCCGCAGGCGGCGAAGTCACGGACCGCGAGGAGCCGGCGCATTTCCAGTCGAACTTCGTGCCGGGCGAGCCGCTGGCCAGGCTCGCCACCACCGACGCCGTGGTGCGCCGGCTCGGCCAGCCTGACCAGAACCTGATCGACGCGCGTGCTCCCGCGCGATATCGCGGAGAGGTGGAACCTCTGGACCCGATTGCGGGTCACATCCCCGGGGCTCTCAATCGGCCCTTCGCCGAGAACCTCGGCCCCGACGGCAAGTTCAAGCCGGCATCGCAATTGCGAGCCGAGTTCGAAGCGCTGCTCGCGGGACGCGATCCGGCGACGGTGGTCCACCAGTGCGGCAGTGGCGTGAGCGCCGTGCCCAACCTGCTTGCCATGCAGATCGCGGGCCTGGGGACCACCGCGCTCTATGCCGGCAGCTGGAGCGAATGGAGCAACACGCCGGGGCTGCCGACCCGGCAAGGCGCAGAACCATGA
- a CDS encoding DMT family transporter: protein MVLGAFLFATMSVVVKVASAWFNSGEMVLGRGLIGIVFLWLLARNRRVSLVTRYPGMHAWRSTIGVVSLGAWFYAIAHMPLATAVTLNYMSSVWIAAFLVGGALLAWVPVPGRDGRVERPPLQGPLVLTVLAGFVGVVLMLKPSVDGHEGFAGLLGLLSGLTAAFAYMQVVALSRIGEPELRTVFYFAVGSAVAGAFATAATGFSGGGAWTWQHALWLLPIGLLAALGQLCMTRAYATAKTQAGTLVVANLQYSGIVFAAFYSVVLFDDRIDAAGWAGMALIIVSGIAATVLRQRAVPKAPAEEH, encoded by the coding sequence ATGGTGCTCGGCGCCTTCTTGTTCGCCACCATGAGCGTGGTGGTCAAGGTGGCGTCGGCCTGGTTCAACAGCGGCGAAATGGTGCTCGGACGCGGCCTGATCGGCATCGTGTTCCTGTGGCTGCTGGCGCGCAACCGGCGCGTCTCGCTGGTCACCCGATATCCCGGCATGCACGCCTGGCGCAGCACCATCGGCGTGGTGTCGCTGGGCGCGTGGTTCTATGCCATCGCGCACATGCCGCTGGCCACGGCCGTCACCCTCAACTACATGAGCAGCGTCTGGATCGCGGCCTTCCTGGTCGGCGGCGCGCTGCTGGCGTGGGTGCCGGTGCCTGGCCGCGACGGCCGCGTGGAGCGTCCGCCGCTGCAGGGACCGCTGGTGCTGACGGTGCTCGCGGGCTTCGTGGGCGTGGTGCTGATGCTCAAGCCATCGGTCGACGGCCACGAAGGTTTCGCGGGCTTGCTGGGCCTGCTCTCGGGGCTCACGGCGGCGTTCGCCTACATGCAGGTGGTCGCGCTGTCGCGCATCGGCGAACCCGAGCTGCGCACCGTCTTCTACTTTGCAGTGGGCTCGGCCGTGGCCGGCGCCTTCGCCACCGCGGCCACGGGGTTTTCGGGCGGCGGCGCCTGGACCTGGCAACACGCGCTGTGGCTGCTGCCGATCGGGCTCCTGGCCGCCCTCGGCCAGCTCTGCATGACGCGCGCCTACGCCACGGCCAAGACCCAGGCGGGAACGCTGGTGGTGGCCAACCTGCAGTATTCCGGCATTGTCTTTGCGGCGTTCTACAGTGTGGTGCTGTTCGACGACCGCATCGACGCCGCCGGCTGGGCCGGCATGGCACTCATCATCGTGAGCGGCATCGCGGCCACCGTTCTGCGCCAGCGCGCGGTACCCAAGGCGCCGGCCGAGGAACACTGA